Proteins encoded within one genomic window of Manduca sexta isolate Smith_Timp_Sample1 chromosome 18, JHU_Msex_v1.0, whole genome shotgun sequence:
- the LOC115453261 gene encoding uncharacterized protein LOC115453261, giving the protein MAKILVLLCLVAVASANSYSASRLLKNIYSECLSQYSVECVKPRTLQWISSVANNDEIKITEDLTIVKTGTIEDDEPVDPRLAKDPAYEVFDKVDRFLQTHSLKVKVPEEITKSAASEYVPRSLLTDLPSELDMPLDGESEVDTFEGRKKKIKLPKPLRIKSKHGFIKKVLLPFLLGLKFKASVLVPLALAMIALKTWKALTLGLISLVLSGAMVIFKFTKPKVVNYEVIHYPQHHVEHHVDHHAPGWDAHGPYQARSYEDAHEIAYSAQI; this is encoded by the exons ATGGCTAAAATATTGGTGTTGTTATGTTTAGTGGCCGTAGCAAGTGCCAACTCGTACTCAGCGTCGAGATTACTAAAGAACATTTACAGCGAATGTTTGAGCCAATATTCGGTGGAATGTGTGAAACCAAGGACCCTGCAGTGGATTTCTTCTGTAGCCAACAATGACGAGATCAAGATCACTGAAGACCTTACTATCGTGAAGACTGGAACAATTGAGGATGATGAACCAGTTGACCCCAGACTGGCCAAAGATCCCGCGTACGAGGTCTTCGACAAAGTCGATCGATTCCTTCAGACCCACTCTCTGAAAGTGAAAGTTCCTGAGGAAATTACGAAGAGTGCCGCCTCCGAATATGTACCCAGATCTCTTCTTACTGACTTGCCGTCTGAATTGGATATGCCTTTGGATGGAGAAAGCGAAGTTGATACTTTCGAGGGCAGGAAGAAGAAGATCAAGCTCCCCAAGCCTTTGAGGATCAAGAGCA aGCACGGTTTCATCAAGAAGGTGTTGCTGCCCTTCCTCCTCGGTCTGAAATTCAAGGCTTCAGTCCTGGTTCCTCTGGCGCTTGCCATGATCGCGCTCAAGACTTGGAAGGCCCTTACCCTTGGTCTCATCTCCCTTGTTCTGTCTG GTGCCATGGTCATCTTCAAATTCACAAAACCCAAGGTCGTGAACTATGAAGTCATCCACTACCCACAACACCACGTTGAGCACCACGTGGACCATCATGCTCCAGGATGGGACGCCCATGGTCCTTACCAGGCGAGGTCCTACGAAGACGCCCACGAAATCGCATACTCcgcacaaatataa